A window of the Tunturibacter empetritectus genome harbors these coding sequences:
- a CDS encoding glutathionylspermidine synthase family protein — MQRITLTPRDNWQQKVESVGLTFHTLENGTPYWDESAAYSFTAAEIDTLEAAGYKLQEMCLAAAQHIIDQKRYAELDIPAFAIEAIEWAWSNEPPALYGRFDLSWAGAQSGQVPKLLEYNADTPTSLLEAGVVQWHWLKDMPSSLVSTKPDQFNSIHEKLIAKWKDIDPYLSKPIYFAALDNPEDQLTVTYLRDTAQQAGLDTLQMFMNEIGWNDEQQLFLDPDEHPMFSVFKLYPWEAMLQEEFAPHAIDTYPSTRWIEPIWKMLLSNKGILPILWQLYPNHELLLESHFADDPNAAQLRNFVRKPLMSREGANITLVREGVNSATTPGPYNGKQIIQALAPDAVFDHRHTVLGLWMIDQDCCGLGVRESFNPITDNLSSFVPHFFV; from the coding sequence CCCTCGAAAACGGCACTCCCTACTGGGACGAGTCAGCCGCCTACAGCTTCACCGCCGCCGAGATCGACACTCTCGAAGCCGCCGGCTACAAGCTGCAAGAGATGTGCCTCGCCGCCGCCCAGCACATCATCGACCAAAAACGCTACGCCGAACTCGACATCCCCGCCTTCGCCATCGAAGCCATAGAGTGGGCCTGGAGCAACGAGCCACCCGCGCTCTACGGCCGCTTCGACCTAAGCTGGGCTGGCGCACAATCAGGCCAAGTCCCCAAGCTCCTCGAGTACAACGCCGACACTCCTACCTCGCTCCTCGAAGCCGGCGTTGTGCAATGGCACTGGCTCAAAGACATGCCCTCGTCGCTTGTCTCCACCAAGCCGGACCAGTTCAACTCCATCCACGAAAAACTCATCGCCAAGTGGAAGGACATCGACCCCTACCTCTCCAAGCCCATCTACTTCGCAGCGCTCGACAACCCCGAAGACCAGCTCACCGTCACCTACCTCCGCGACACCGCACAGCAAGCAGGTCTCGACACCCTACAGATGTTCATGAACGAGATCGGCTGGAACGACGAGCAGCAGCTCTTCCTCGACCCCGACGAGCATCCCATGTTCTCCGTCTTCAAGCTCTACCCGTGGGAGGCCATGCTCCAAGAGGAGTTTGCCCCTCACGCCATCGACACCTACCCCAGCACCCGCTGGATCGAACCCATCTGGAAGATGCTGCTCTCCAACAAAGGCATCCTGCCTATCCTATGGCAGCTCTACCCTAATCACGAGCTCCTCCTCGAATCCCACTTTGCCGACGACCCCAACGCCGCTCAGCTTCGCAACTTTGTCCGCAAGCCGCTCATGTCCCGTGAAGGCGCCAACATCACTCTCGTTCGCGAAGGCGTAAACAGCGCCACCACCCCTGGTCCCTACAACGGCAAACAAATCATTCAGGCGCTCGCCCCCGACGCGGTCTTTGACCATCGCCACACTGTCCTCGGCCTTTGGATGATCGACCAGGACTGCTGCGGCCTCGGCGTCCGCGAGTCCTTCAACCCCATCACTGATAATCTAAGCTCCTTCGTACCTCACTTTTTTGTCTGA
- the serA gene encoding phosphoglycerate dehydrogenase — translation MKIVLAEKVSPATLAVFQQEPGWQIVTPDQIKNGLAAELADADALVVRSAVQADAKLLAAAPKLRVIGRAGVGVDNIDTDAATHRGIVVMNTPGANAVAVAELTLGLMISLARSIPRANSTMHQAKWDKKTLQGQELRGKTLGIVGLGRIGLEVARRAASFGMEIIGYDPFVAPVIARENNVTLVPIDEIFKTSDYLTLHVGLTTQTEGLINATSIKIMKKGIRIINCARGELIVEQALADAIKSGHVGGAALDVFHQEPLKESPFYDLDNVLLSPHIAGATDEAQEAIGIQLAMQVRDYLKLGVVQNAVNLPSLSHEEYKEIAPYIEMAERLGQFLSHATPGNLENIQITYTGRIASGKTDLIRNAALAGIFSGTDGGSTANRINAAAIAAERGIRIQEDKKEFTIGGAGSVLKIVLHSSGAATGEKAGDASASATVLHGTSPRLLTYDGIDIEAPLHGTLVAIRNHDVPGVVGRIGTILGEHSVNIANFALGRAHSTQSHCVPQGQALAVVQIDVPKAASATAAVEALRKVEAIASVRLIELGKL, via the coding sequence ATGAAGATCGTTCTCGCCGAAAAAGTCTCCCCTGCAACCCTCGCCGTCTTCCAACAAGAACCAGGCTGGCAGATCGTCACCCCCGACCAGATCAAAAACGGCCTCGCCGCCGAGCTAGCCGATGCCGACGCCCTCGTCGTCCGCTCCGCCGTTCAGGCCGACGCCAAGCTCCTTGCCGCTGCCCCCAAGCTCCGCGTCATCGGCCGCGCCGGCGTAGGCGTCGACAACATCGACACCGATGCCGCCACCCATCGCGGCATCGTCGTCATGAACACCCCCGGCGCCAACGCCGTCGCCGTCGCCGAACTCACCCTCGGCCTCATGATCTCGCTCGCCCGCTCCATCCCACGCGCCAACTCCACCATGCACCAGGCCAAGTGGGACAAGAAAACCCTTCAGGGCCAGGAACTCCGCGGCAAGACGCTCGGCATCGTAGGCCTGGGCCGGATCGGACTCGAAGTCGCCCGTCGCGCCGCCAGCTTCGGCATGGAGATCATCGGCTACGACCCCTTCGTCGCCCCGGTCATCGCCCGCGAGAACAACGTCACTCTCGTCCCCATCGACGAGATCTTCAAAACCTCCGACTACCTCACCCTCCATGTCGGCCTCACCACCCAGACCGAGGGCCTTATCAACGCCACTTCCATCAAGATCATGAAGAAGGGCATCCGCATCATCAACTGCGCCCGCGGCGAGCTCATCGTCGAGCAGGCCCTCGCCGACGCCATCAAATCCGGCCACGTCGGCGGCGCAGCTCTCGATGTCTTCCATCAGGAGCCGCTCAAAGAGTCGCCCTTCTACGATCTGGATAACGTCCTCCTCTCCCCCCACATCGCCGGCGCAACCGACGAAGCCCAGGAGGCCATCGGCATCCAACTCGCCATGCAGGTCCGCGACTACCTCAAGCTCGGCGTCGTCCAGAACGCCGTCAACCTGCCCTCGCTCTCGCACGAGGAGTACAAAGAGATTGCTCCCTACATCGAGATGGCCGAACGCCTCGGTCAATTTCTCTCGCATGCGACACCCGGCAACCTCGAAAACATCCAGATCACCTACACCGGCCGCATCGCCTCCGGCAAAACCGACCTTATCCGCAACGCTGCCCTGGCCGGCATCTTCTCAGGAACAGACGGAGGCAGCACCGCCAACCGTATCAACGCCGCCGCCATCGCAGCTGAGCGCGGCATCCGCATTCAGGAGGACAAGAAGGAGTTCACGATCGGCGGCGCAGGCTCTGTGCTCAAGATCGTGCTCCACTCCTCCGGGGCTGCCACTGGAGAGAAGGCCGGTGACGCCAGCGCCTCCGCCACCGTCCTCCACGGCACCTCGCCCCGCCTACTCACCTACGACGGCATCGACATCGAAGCCCCGCTCCACGGCACCCTCGTCGCCATTCGCAACCACGACGTCCCCGGCGTCGTCGGCCGCATCGGAACCATCCTCGGCGAGCACTCGGTCAACATCGCCAACTTCGCCCTGGGCCGTGCACACTCCACGCAAAGTCATTGCGTTCCACAGGGCCAGGCCCTCGCCGTCGTGCAGATCGACGTCCCCAAGGCAGCCTCAGCCACCGCCGCCGTCGAAGCCCTGCGCAAAGTAGAAGCTATCGCCAGCGTCCGCCTCATCGAACTGGGCAAGCTCTAA